From the genome of Psychrobacter sp. M13:
TCTTTGCCGCGCGCCTCCATATTTATCTCGCGACCCTCTATAACATCAGTTATATAAACATCTAATGCTTTAGGCTTAGATTGCCACAGCTCATTACTGACCTCTGCAAAGTAGGGTAGCTCAAGGCCATCTTTGATATGGGCATCTACGTATTCCAAAGTCGCTGTTAGCGCAGCTTGTATCGTTTGTTCGGTATAGAGGTCGGTGAGCAGGTTATCGTCACTATTTTCATTGGCGCTGATGGTTATTTGGTTACCGCTTACATTGTTATTCATAATCGTATTATTCGCTTTAAAATATAGATAGGTGTCTCATGATATTGTAACTTTGTTTTATGACTATACAATTTATGACCGTAAAATAAAAACCAGACTAACAAAGGTCTGGTTTTTATTTTTAAAAAGCTATACTCGAACGTAAAACTACAATCTAGCCGCCGCATTAGCCATAATAGCACGGCGATCTTGCTCAGCGATACGCTCACGCTTTTGCTTCTCTTGTAGTATCAATTGCTCTTCATCGAACATATCGTAAGCTTCAACGATTTGCTGTACCAATTGATGGCGTACCACATCTTTTGAGTCAAACTTAGTAATGCGAATCTCTTCGATATCCTTTAGAATCTCCATCGCTTGCGCCAGACCTGACTTGGTACCGCGTGGCAAGTCAACTTGTGAGATATCGCCTGTAATGACGGCGCGCGAGCCAAAGCCCAACCGAGTCAAAAACATCTTCATCTGTTCAGGCGTCGTGTTCTGCGCTTCATCCAAAATCACGAACGAGTTATTTAAAGTACGCCCGCGCATATAAGCGAGTGGCGCGATCTCAATCTCTTGGCGCTCAATCATCTTGGCAACCTTTTCAAAGCCGATCATCTCGTAGAGTGCGTCATATAGTGGACGCAAATACGGATCGATCTTTTGGGTTAAATCACCTGGCAAAAAGCCTAATTTCTCGCCCGCTTCTACCGCAGGACGTACCAGTAAAATACGCTCAATCTCATTACGCTCAATCATATCGACCGCACAAGCGACCGCCAGATAAGTCTTACCTGTGCCCGCAGGGCCTATACCGAAAGATACATCCGAGGTTAAGA
Proteins encoded in this window:
- a CDS encoding PhoH family protein translates to MSRHVIFEHLTQAHLKTMLGEYNNHLKYVQDRLDVKISQRQSDFCVSGDITNIERAERILYKLADEAQNSKDISAEELHLIIQSSISRDQDIADDRIAKSAAKNADKNKKKGAAFNEEDSDGTDGESVDDFTPISLRTRKGRIIPRGGNQQRYVKDILTSDVSFGIGPAGTGKTYLAVACAVDMIERNEIERILLVRPAVEAGEKLGFLPGDLTQKIDPYLRPLYDALYEMIGFEKVAKMIERQEIEIAPLAYMRGRTLNNSFVILDEAQNTTPEQMKMFLTRLGFGSRAVITGDISQVDLPRGTKSGLAQAMEILKDIEEIRITKFDSKDVVRHQLVQQIVEAYDMFDEEQLILQEKQKRERIAEQDRRAIMANAAARL